In Synechococcus sp. RS9909, one genomic interval encodes:
- a CDS encoding rhodanese-like domain-containing protein, translating into MTDSTPDARPKPLSARDLSLWLQSEQPLRLVDVREQQELALAPFPHPVIHLPLSESERWLSALPGLLGEDADLVVLCHAGVRSWQFGCWLLARDPHRTVWNLEGGIDAWSVEVDPNVPRY; encoded by the coding sequence ATGACCGATTCGACACCTGACGCACGGCCAAAACCGCTTTCTGCCAGGGATCTCAGCCTCTGGCTGCAGAGTGAGCAACCGCTGCGATTGGTGGATGTGCGCGAGCAGCAGGAACTGGCGCTCGCCCCCTTCCCCCACCCCGTGATCCACTTGCCCCTGAGCGAGTCGGAACGCTGGCTGTCCGCCTTGCCAGGCCTGCTGGGTGAGGACGCCGACCTCGTGGTGCTCTGTCATGCAGGGGTGCGCAGCTGGCAGTTCGGCTGTTGGCTGCTGGCCAGGGATCCGCACCGCACCGTCTGGAATCTCGAGGGCGGGATCGATGCCTGGAGTGTGGAAGTGGATCCGAACGTCCCCCGCTACTGA
- the hrcA gene encoding heat-inducible transcriptional repressor HrcA — protein MDTLPNRQQEVLRATVHHYVDTIEPVGSRTLVQRFGLKASSATVRSAMGALEQRGLLTQPHTSAGRVPSARGYRHYVDCLLPKPGAAVQHLEQELTQISLRWAALDDLLQQMARRLTDFTGLMSLITRPQRSTPSLQAVRLVCSGDRLLVMLVESSNQASHLNLRLPHGSGHQLEAMETWTRRQLDSSRDGNLDWNSLPLQLQPFGRVLEDAISSHQQLKQAEETAALVHGVSRLIAQPEFIDSSLVRPLLELVDQRPGALVPADHPPERGVWIGEEHPEAALQQFSVVQAPYRSGSEGIGHVALIGPMRMAYATGLAAARSVARALERLLS, from the coding sequence GTGGACACCCTCCCCAACCGACAACAGGAGGTCCTGCGGGCCACGGTGCATCACTACGTGGACACGATCGAACCGGTGGGCAGCCGCACCCTGGTGCAGCGCTTCGGCCTCAAAGCCAGCTCCGCCACGGTGCGTTCGGCGATGGGGGCCCTGGAACAGCGGGGGCTGTTGACCCAACCCCATACCTCCGCCGGACGGGTGCCCAGCGCCCGAGGCTACCGCCACTACGTGGATTGCCTGCTGCCGAAACCCGGTGCCGCCGTCCAGCACCTGGAACAGGAACTCACCCAGATCAGCCTGCGTTGGGCCGCCCTTGATGATCTGCTGCAACAGATGGCCAGGCGACTCACCGACTTCACCGGGCTGATGAGCCTGATCACCCGTCCCCAGCGGAGCACGCCGAGCCTGCAGGCGGTGCGACTGGTGTGCAGCGGCGATCGCTTGCTGGTGATGCTTGTGGAGAGCAGCAACCAGGCCAGCCACCTCAATCTGCGCCTCCCCCATGGCTCAGGGCACCAGCTGGAGGCGATGGAAACCTGGACCCGCCGCCAGCTCGACAGCAGCAGGGATGGAAACCTGGACTGGAACAGCCTGCCCCTGCAGCTCCAGCCCTTCGGGCGGGTGCTCGAGGATGCCATCAGCAGCCACCAACAGCTGAAACAAGCGGAGGAGACCGCCGCCCTCGTCCATGGGGTCTCCCGTCTGATCGCCCAGCCGGAATTCATCGACAGCAGCCTGGTGCGCCCCCTGCTCGAATTGGTGGACCAACGACCCGGCGCCCTGGTGCCGGCAGACCATCCGCCCGAACGGGGGGTGTGGATCGGTGAAGAGCATCCGGAAGCAGCCCTGCAGCAGTTCTCGGTGGTTCAGGCGCCGTACCGCAGCGGCAGTGAGGGCATCGGCCATGTGGCCCTGATCGGACCGATGCGCATGGCCTACGCCACGGGTCTGGCCGCGGCTCGCTCGGTGGCCCGGGCCCTGGAGCGCCTGCTGTCCTGA
- the trpB gene encoding tryptophan synthase subunit beta yields MTSTLPPKPTDADLAVSSRPSPLGRFGRFGGQYVPETLMPALAELEQAAAEAWKDPAFTDRLHHLLRTYVGRPNPLYEAERLTEHYRRSEGGPRIWLKREDLNHTGAHKINNALGQALLALRMGKKRIIAETGAGQHGVATATVCARFGLDCVVYMGAEDMRRQALNVFRMRLLGATVQPVTAGTATLKDATSEAIRDWVTNVETTHYILGSVAGPHPYPMLVRDFHAVIGEETKRQCHEAFGRNPDVLVACVGGGSNAMGLFHPFVGDTDVRLVGVEAAGDGVDTGRHAATITEGRVGVLHGAMSLLLQDQDGQVQEAHSISAGLDYPGVGPEHSYLREIGRAEYGAVTDAQALDALQLVSRCEGIIPALETAHAFAWLDQLCPTLQQGTEVVLNCSGRGDKDVNTVAEKLGDALGG; encoded by the coding sequence GTGACCAGCACCCTGCCTCCCAAGCCCACCGACGCGGATCTGGCCGTGAGCTCCAGGCCGAGCCCCCTGGGCCGCTTCGGTCGCTTCGGGGGGCAATACGTGCCCGAAACCCTGATGCCGGCGCTGGCCGAACTGGAGCAGGCCGCGGCGGAAGCCTGGAAGGATCCGGCGTTCACCGATCGCCTTCACCACCTGCTGCGCACCTATGTGGGGCGCCCCAACCCGTTGTATGAAGCCGAACGGCTCACGGAGCATTACCGCCGCAGCGAGGGTGGCCCGCGCATCTGGCTGAAGCGCGAAGACCTCAACCACACCGGCGCCCACAAGATCAACAACGCCCTCGGCCAGGCCTTGCTCGCCTTGCGCATGGGCAAGAAGCGGATCATCGCCGAAACCGGTGCCGGCCAGCATGGTGTCGCCACCGCCACCGTCTGCGCTCGCTTCGGCCTGGACTGCGTTGTTTACATGGGCGCCGAGGACATGCGCCGGCAGGCCCTGAATGTGTTCCGCATGCGCTTGCTGGGCGCCACGGTGCAGCCTGTCACCGCCGGCACCGCCACCCTCAAGGACGCCACCAGCGAAGCGATCCGCGACTGGGTCACCAACGTGGAGACCACCCACTACATCCTCGGATCGGTGGCGGGCCCCCATCCCTACCCGATGTTGGTGCGCGACTTCCATGCCGTGATCGGCGAGGAGACCAAGCGACAGTGCCATGAGGCCTTCGGTCGCAACCCCGACGTGCTGGTGGCCTGTGTGGGCGGGGGCTCCAACGCCATGGGGCTCTTTCACCCGTTCGTGGGCGACACCGACGTGCGCTTGGTCGGCGTGGAAGCCGCCGGCGATGGTGTCGACACGGGCCGGCACGCTGCCACGATCACGGAAGGCCGGGTGGGGGTGCTGCACGGGGCGATGAGTCTGCTGCTGCAGGATCAGGACGGCCAGGTGCAGGAAGCCCACTCGATCAGTGCGGGTCTGGATTATCCCGGTGTCGGGCCGGAGCACAGCTATCTGCGCGAGATCGGACGCGCCGAGTACGGCGCCGTCACCGATGCCCAGGCACTCGACGCACTGCAGCTGGTGAGCCGCTGTGAGGGCATCATTCCCGCCCTGGAAACCGCCCATGCCTTCGCCTGGCTGGACCAGCTCTGCCCCACCCTGCAGCAGGGCACCGAAGTGGTGCTCAACTGTTCCGGGCGAGGCGACAAGGACGTGAACACCGTGGCCGAGAAGCTGGGGGACGCCCTCGGCGGCTGA
- a CDS encoding translation initiation factor — MPKGGWQEFSSADSLARAPSPAKTSTPKSQQVVRVQPTRGGRGGKTVTVIRGLELDAAGFKTLLKTLKSRIGSGGTAKDGIVELQGDQVDLVLELLSKEGYRPKRAGG; from the coding sequence ATGCCGAAGGGAGGCTGGCAGGAATTCAGCAGCGCCGACAGCCTGGCGCGGGCCCCGAGCCCGGCGAAGACCTCCACGCCGAAAAGCCAGCAGGTGGTGCGGGTGCAACCGACCCGGGGGGGCCGGGGCGGCAAAACCGTGACCGTGATCCGGGGCCTCGAGCTGGATGCGGCCGGTTTCAAGACCCTGCTGAAAACGCTGAAAAGCCGCATCGGCAGTGGCGGCACAGCGAAAGACGGCATCGTGGAACTCCAGGGCGACCAGGTGGATCTGGTGCTGGAGCTCCTCAGCAAAGAGGGCTACCGCCCCAAGCGCGCCGGCGGTTGA
- the cysC gene encoding adenylyl-sulfate kinase — MTAARAETPKATNIVWHHASVDRAARAEQRGHRSAILWFTGLSGAGKSTLANAVNQALFVRGLATYVLDGDNIRHGLCKDLGFSDADREENIRRIGEVAKLFLDAGVVVLTAFVSPFRADRDRARQLVSAGDFIEIHCAADLETCEQRDTKGLYAKARAGEIKDFTGISSPYEAPEQPELKVDTGSSDLEACVHQVVHHLIQQGIIPAQS, encoded by the coding sequence ATGACCGCTGCCCGCGCCGAGACCCCCAAGGCCACCAACATCGTGTGGCATCACGCCTCGGTCGACCGGGCCGCCCGGGCTGAACAGCGCGGCCATCGCAGCGCCATCCTCTGGTTCACCGGCCTGAGCGGTGCCGGCAAGAGCACCCTGGCCAATGCGGTGAATCAGGCCCTGTTCGTGCGGGGGCTGGCCACCTACGTGCTCGATGGTGACAACATCCGCCATGGTCTCTGCAAAGACCTGGGCTTCTCTGATGCAGACCGGGAGGAGAACATTCGTCGCATCGGTGAAGTGGCGAAGCTGTTCCTCGATGCCGGCGTGGTGGTGCTCACCGCCTTCGTGTCTCCCTTCCGCGCCGATCGCGACCGGGCCCGCCAGCTCGTGAGCGCTGGCGATTTCATCGAGATCCACTGCGCCGCCGACCTGGAAACCTGCGAGCAGCGCGACACCAAGGGGTTGTATGCCAAGGCCCGGGCCGGGGAGATCAAGGACTTCACCGGCATTTCCAGCCCCTATGAGGCCCCGGAACAGCCCGAGCTGAAAGTCGACACGGGCAGCAGCGATCTGGAGGCCTGCGTCCATCAGGTGGTGCATCACCTGATTCAGCAGGGCATCATTCCGGCGCAGTCCTGA
- a CDS encoding AI-2E family transporter: MAWPSWLRWGLALPLLTLNLYVLRQLLLPLAPFPGLFLTSALIAFLLDIPSRWLNRRGLPRWSAILIVTLVTVGGVVLAGVTLVPRLIDQLAQLINALPGWLVAAEAWINRLQDLAASRGLPSEFGDLSSDLLTRVSRVASQLSQRLLAILGATLGITINTVIVLVLAVFFLLGGDAITAGLARWLPERWRQLVVSTITRTFRGYFAGQVLLALILSAGQIVVFTVIGIPYGVLFAVVIGLTTLIPYASALTIVAVSALLAVQDPRTGLEILAAAIGVGQVVDQVIQPRLMGSIVGLQPAWLLIALPLGARAGDLLGVGELLGLLLAVPVASCIKTLLDAWVDFRTAPE; the protein is encoded by the coding sequence ATGGCCTGGCCCAGCTGGTTGCGGTGGGGGTTGGCCCTGCCGCTGCTCACACTGAATCTCTATGTGCTCCGGCAGCTGTTGTTGCCCCTGGCGCCCTTCCCAGGGCTGTTTCTCACGTCCGCCCTGATTGCTTTTCTGCTCGACATTCCCAGTCGCTGGCTCAACCGACGCGGCTTGCCGCGCTGGTCGGCGATCCTGATCGTGACGCTGGTCACCGTGGGTGGTGTGGTGCTGGCCGGCGTCACCCTGGTGCCCCGCCTGATCGACCAGCTCGCCCAGCTGATCAATGCCCTCCCCGGCTGGCTGGTGGCGGCGGAGGCCTGGATCAACCGGCTGCAGGATCTGGCGGCCTCCCGAGGCTTGCCCAGTGAATTTGGTGATCTGAGCAGCGATCTGCTCACCCGGGTCAGTCGGGTGGCCAGCCAGCTCAGCCAGCGCTTGCTCGCGATCCTTGGCGCCACCCTCGGTATCACGATCAACACCGTGATCGTGTTGGTGCTCGCGGTGTTCTTTCTGCTGGGAGGCGATGCGATCACGGCCGGTCTGGCCCGCTGGCTGCCGGAACGTTGGCGTCAGTTGGTGGTCAGCACGATCACCCGCACCTTTCGGGGCTATTTCGCCGGTCAGGTGTTGCTCGCGCTGATCCTCAGCGCTGGTCAGATTGTGGTGTTCACGGTGATCGGCATTCCCTACGGCGTGCTGTTTGCAGTGGTGATCGGGCTCACCACCCTGATTCCCTACGCCAGTGCCCTCACCATCGTCGCTGTCAGCGCCCTGTTGGCGGTGCAGGATCCGCGCACAGGCCTGGAGATCCTTGCGGCGGCGATTGGTGTGGGCCAGGTGGTGGATCAGGTGATCCAGCCGCGCCTGATGGGCAGCATCGTCGGCCTGCAACCCGCCTGGCTGCTGATCGCCCTCCCCCTCGGGGCCAGGGCGGGCGATCTGCTGGGGGTCGGTGAACTGCTGGGCCTGTTGCTGGCGGTTCCGGTCGCCAGCTGTATCAAGACCCTGCTCGATGCCTGGGTCGATTTCAGGACTGCGCCGGAATGA
- the purE gene encoding 5-(carboxyamino)imidazole ribonucleotide mutase — protein MATTAPRVAVIMGSDSDLPTLQPAVEVLERLGVAVEVRVLSAHRTPLEMVDFAQQARDRGLRVIVAGAGGAAHLPGMVASLTTLPVIGVPVQSRALSGVDSLHSIVQMPGGIPVATVAIGGGLNAGLLAAQILATTDGELTQRLADYRHELHATVVAKDARLQSIGAARYLEAMPGR, from the coding sequence ATGGCTACGACTGCACCCCGGGTGGCGGTGATCATGGGCAGTGATTCCGATCTGCCCACCCTGCAACCCGCTGTGGAGGTGCTGGAGCGTTTGGGTGTGGCGGTGGAGGTGCGCGTGTTGTCGGCCCATCGCACACCGTTGGAGATGGTCGACTTTGCTCAGCAGGCCAGGGATCGCGGTCTGCGGGTGATCGTGGCCGGTGCCGGTGGCGCGGCCCATCTGCCCGGCATGGTCGCTTCCCTCACTACCCTGCCGGTGATCGGCGTGCCAGTGCAGAGCCGGGCGCTCTCCGGTGTGGATTCACTGCATTCGATCGTGCAGATGCCCGGCGGAATACCCGTGGCCACGGTGGCGATCGGCGGTGGCCTCAATGCCGGCCTGCTGGCGGCCCAGATTCTCGCCACCACCGATGGGGAGCTGACGCAACGCCTGGCCGACTATCGCCACGAGTTGCACGCCACGGTGGTGGCCAAGGATGCCCGCCTCCAGTCGATCGGAGCCGCCCGGTATCTCGAGGCGATGCCTGGACGCTGA
- a CDS encoding N-acetylglucosamine-6-phosphate deacetylase: MQRITDVRLPRRPGETSSPALWWLQLDAAGCIDALGPMPERAALRGQSWNGDWLSPMGVDLQINGGLGLAFPELTAADLPRLLQLLDQLWRDGVEAIAPTLVTCAVEPLRRALAVLRQAREQHQPQRCCLLGAHLEGPFLAEARRGAHPREHLCAPSLDALEQRIAGFEHEIALVTLAPELAGAEAVIERLRALGIVVALGHSAADADQAHVAFDRGLAMLTHSFNAMPGLHHRAPGPLGAACRQGCIALGLIADGVHVDPTMAVLLQRLAGDQLVLVSDALAPYGLADGQHRWDERVLRVENGTCRLEDGTLAGVTLPLLEGVRRLARWGGECEGAIWAATLAPRAVLAGTDVDAIAWRSLLLQQPLANLLRWSAGADGDLHWRHAA; this comes from the coding sequence ATGCAACGGATCACCGATGTGCGTCTGCCCCGCCGACCGGGTGAGACCTCCAGCCCGGCGCTGTGGTGGCTGCAGCTGGATGCAGCGGGCTGCATCGATGCCCTGGGGCCCATGCCGGAGCGGGCCGCCTTGCGCGGCCAGAGCTGGAACGGTGACTGGCTCAGCCCGATGGGCGTGGATCTTCAGATCAATGGCGGCCTCGGACTGGCCTTCCCGGAACTGACGGCGGCGGATCTGCCTCGGCTGCTGCAGTTGCTGGACCAGCTCTGGCGCGACGGCGTGGAAGCGATTGCCCCGACCCTGGTGACCTGCGCGGTGGAGCCGCTGCGCCGGGCCCTGGCGGTGCTGCGGCAGGCGCGCGAGCAGCACCAACCCCAGCGCTGCTGCCTGCTCGGCGCCCATCTGGAAGGTCCGTTTCTGGCGGAGGCGCGCCGGGGGGCCCATCCACGCGAGCACCTCTGTGCGCCGAGCCTTGACGCGCTTGAGCAACGCATCGCCGGCTTCGAGCATGAGATCGCCCTGGTGACCCTGGCGCCGGAACTGGCGGGCGCTGAAGCGGTGATCGAGCGCTTGCGGGCGCTGGGCATTGTGGTGGCACTCGGTCACAGCGCCGCTGATGCCGACCAGGCCCATGTCGCGTTCGACAGGGGGCTGGCCATGCTGACCCACAGTTTCAATGCCATGCCAGGACTGCATCACCGCGCGCCAGGCCCCCTGGGTGCGGCCTGTCGTCAGGGCTGCATTGCTCTGGGGCTGATCGCCGACGGGGTGCATGTGGACCCGACGATGGCCGTGCTTCTGCAACGGCTTGCCGGGGATCAGCTGGTGCTGGTGAGCGATGCCCTGGCGCCCTATGGCCTCGCCGATGGCCAGCATCGATGGGATGAACGGGTGCTGCGGGTGGAGAACGGCACCTGTCGCCTCGAGGACGGCACCCTGGCTGGCGTCACCCTCCCCCTGCTGGAGGGGGTGCGGCGCCTGGCGCGCTGGGGTGGCGAGTGTGAGGGGGCGATCTGGGCCGCCACCCTGGCGCCGAGAGCGGTGCTCGCGGGCACAGACGTGGACGCGATCGCCTGGCGCAGCCTGTTGCTGCAGCAGCCACTCGCCAACCTGCTGCGCTGGAGCGCCGGAGCGGATGGTGATCTGCACTGGCGACACGCTGCTTAG
- the bchM gene encoding magnesium protoporphyrin IX methyltransferase, whose amino-acid sequence MAPDQLLEQTKAEKQEVKGYFESTGFDRWNRIYSDSDDVNKVQRNIRIGHQKTVDEVLQWIQTSGVFRDVSFCDAGCGVGSLALPLAAMGAGSVQASDISDAMVQEAKRRAQEAGLALDTLHFHTSDLDSLSGSFHTVCCLDVFIHYPQAPAEAMVRHLCSLCEERLIVSFAPFTPVLALLKGIGQLFPGPSKTTRAYTLREEGIVRAAMACGFQPMRRSLNTAPFYFSRLIEFKRA is encoded by the coding sequence ATGGCCCCCGACCAGCTGCTGGAGCAAACCAAGGCCGAGAAACAGGAGGTGAAGGGTTACTTCGAATCCACCGGTTTCGATCGCTGGAACCGCATCTACAGCGACTCCGACGATGTGAACAAAGTGCAGCGGAACATCCGCATCGGCCACCAGAAAACGGTGGATGAAGTGCTGCAGTGGATCCAAACCAGCGGCGTGTTCCGCGACGTGAGTTTCTGCGATGCAGGCTGCGGCGTCGGCAGCCTCGCCCTGCCCCTGGCGGCCATGGGAGCCGGCTCCGTCCAGGCGAGCGACATCTCCGACGCGATGGTGCAGGAGGCGAAACGACGGGCGCAGGAGGCGGGGCTGGCCCTGGACACACTCCACTTCCACACCTCCGATCTGGACAGCCTCAGCGGCTCCTTCCACACCGTGTGCTGCCTGGATGTGTTCATCCACTATCCCCAGGCTCCGGCGGAGGCCATGGTGCGTCACCTCTGCAGCCTCTGTGAGGAACGCCTGATCGTGAGCTTTGCCCCCTTCACCCCTGTGCTGGCCCTGCTCAAGGGGATCGGCCAGCTGTTCCCGGGCCCGAGCAAAACCACCCGTGCCTACACCCTCAGAGAAGAGGGCATCGTGAGGGCCGCGATGGCCTGCGGCTTTCAACCGATGCGCCGCAGCCTGAACACGGCTCCGTTCTATTTCTCACGCCTGATCGAGTTCAAACGCGCCTGA
- a CDS encoding RluA family pseudouridine synthase, producing the protein MRGAGPAGRALPGWRPAAFNQGWVYRDRVAAGQSGQLLSAWLADRYRHSSAATWRQRLQSGELGLNGRLLQGDVVVAAGDRIRWQRPPWVEPAIPEHWQTLHDDGDVLVINKPSGLPVMPAGGFLVHTLSHQLVLWSREQGEPLAPKPVHRLGRFTSGLLVCARRPESRAWLSRLLRDSTADGAASACRKVYRALTEPLPPDWPLGESREVTVAIGRHPHPLLGEIWCAADPSVATALPSRSSFTLLERRPESCLVEVVIASGRPHQIRIHAATAGAPLLGDPLYLPGGGASDQSLPGEGGYHLHAHRLQLASPDGGLLDLEAPLPEPLRDQARLNSIRREK; encoded by the coding sequence GTGAGAGGGGCTGGCCCTGCGGGGCGAGCGCTGCCGGGATGGCGACCGGCGGCGTTCAATCAGGGCTGGGTCTACCGCGATCGTGTGGCCGCTGGTCAGTCGGGCCAGCTGTTGAGTGCATGGCTGGCGGACCGCTACCGCCACTCCTCGGCTGCGACCTGGCGGCAGCGGTTGCAGAGCGGCGAGCTTGGCCTCAATGGCCGGCTGCTGCAGGGGGATGTCGTGGTCGCCGCTGGCGATCGGATTCGGTGGCAGCGCCCCCCCTGGGTCGAGCCGGCGATTCCCGAGCACTGGCAAACCCTGCACGACGATGGCGATGTGCTGGTGATCAACAAGCCCTCGGGGCTGCCGGTGATGCCGGCCGGCGGCTTTCTGGTGCACACGCTCAGCCATCAGCTGGTGCTGTGGAGCCGGGAGCAGGGGGAGCCGCTGGCGCCCAAGCCGGTGCATCGGCTCGGGCGTTTCACCTCCGGCCTGTTGGTGTGTGCCCGCCGGCCCGAGAGCCGCGCCTGGCTGAGTCGGTTGCTGCGCGACAGCACCGCTGACGGCGCCGCCTCGGCCTGCCGCAAGGTCTATCGCGCCCTCACGGAGCCTCTGCCACCCGACTGGCCCTTGGGCGAATCCCGCGAGGTCACCGTTGCGATCGGCCGGCATCCCCATCCGTTGCTGGGGGAGATCTGGTGCGCCGCCGATCCATCGGTTGCTACGGCGTTGCCCTCCCGCAGCAGCTTCACCCTGCTGGAGCGGCGGCCGGAGAGCTGCCTGGTGGAGGTGGTGATCGCCAGCGGCAGGCCCCATCAGATCCGCATCCACGCCGCCACCGCCGGGGCGCCGCTGCTGGGTGATCCGCTTTACCTGCCCGGTGGTGGCGCTTCTGATCAGTCCTTGCCAGGGGAGGGGGGCTACCACCTGCATGCCCATCGGTTGCAGTTGGCGTCTCCGGATGGAGGCCTGCTGGATCTGGAGGCGCCGTTGCCCGAGCCCCTGCGCGATCAGGCGCGTTTGAACTCGATCAGGCGTGAGAAATAG
- a CDS encoding response regulator transcription factor: MTTPRPADQEPPATAEASHPTPRLLLVDDEPGLRSAVQAYLEDEGFDVTTAVDGEEGFAKAQQLLPDLVISDVMMPRCDGYGLLSRMREDERLGGTPVIFLTAKGMTADRTQGYLAGVDDYIPKPFDPEELVARVRNVVRRQDRLLAEAARFADADVGQMARQINEIRSMLSGAAAEAVAAAEAPQLSFTPREASVLQLVAEGLMNKEIARQLETSIRNVEKYVSRLFIKTGTSSRTELVRFALQHRLVE, translated from the coding sequence ATGACGACTCCCCGTCCTGCCGATCAGGAACCGCCGGCCACCGCGGAGGCGTCCCACCCCACCCCCCGCCTGCTTCTGGTCGATGACGAACCCGGTTTGCGCAGCGCCGTGCAGGCCTACCTCGAGGACGAGGGCTTTGACGTGACCACCGCGGTGGATGGCGAGGAGGGTTTTGCCAAGGCCCAGCAGTTGTTGCCCGATCTGGTGATCAGCGACGTGATGATGCCGCGCTGCGATGGCTACGGCTTGCTCAGTCGCATGCGCGAAGACGAGCGCCTGGGCGGCACCCCGGTGATCTTTCTCACCGCCAAGGGGATGACCGCCGATCGCACCCAGGGATATCTGGCCGGCGTGGATGACTACATCCCCAAGCCGTTTGATCCCGAGGAACTGGTGGCGCGCGTGCGCAATGTGGTGCGGCGTCAGGACCGGCTCCTGGCCGAAGCGGCCCGCTTTGCTGATGCGGATGTGGGCCAGATGGCGCGGCAGATCAATGAGATCCGTTCGATGCTCTCTGGAGCGGCGGCGGAGGCGGTCGCGGCGGCGGAGGCGCCGCAGCTGAGCTTCACGCCACGGGAGGCGAGTGTGTTGCAACTGGTGGCTGAGGGGCTGATGAACAAGGAGATCGCCCGCCAGTTGGAGACTTCGATCCGCAATGTGGAGAAATATGTGAGCCGGTTGTTCATCAAGACCGGCACCTCCAGTCGCACCGAGCTGGTGCGCTTTGCCTTGCAGCACCGCCTGGTGGAGTGA
- a CDS encoding cysteine desulfurase family protein produces the protein MLPSPAKTDPICLDYQATTPCAAEVIEAMAPWWREHWGNPSSRQHRLGLMAAAAVSEARERLGRCLGVTPERIVFTSGATEANNLALLGHARALARQRGRPGHLISVATEHHAVLDPLRQLEREGFQLTLLTPAEDGLLQPAQLEAALRDDTQLVSVMAANNEIGVLQPLASLGRLCRERGITLHSDGAQAFGAMAFEPDALGIDLTSLSAHKIYGPKGIGALVRPLALPIEPLQWGGGQEGGLRPGTLPVPLIVGFATAAELALRDQDRRTQRLRQWRDRLWRGLRTALPDLLCNGTLEQRLAHNLNITIPGVSGSRLHQQLRRHVLCSSGSACSRGEPSHVLRALGRSRQEAEASLRLSLGWATTEHEIDAAIAAIAETVTRLRASAL, from the coding sequence ATGCTGCCAAGCCCGGCCAAGACGGATCCAATCTGCCTCGACTACCAGGCCACCACCCCCTGCGCCGCCGAGGTCATCGAAGCGATGGCACCGTGGTGGCGTGAGCACTGGGGCAATCCCTCCAGCCGCCAGCACCGCCTCGGGCTGATGGCCGCCGCCGCCGTGAGCGAGGCCCGGGAGCGACTGGGCCGCTGCCTTGGTGTGACGCCGGAGCGGATCGTCTTCACCAGCGGCGCCACAGAGGCCAACAACCTCGCCCTGCTCGGCCATGCGCGCGCCCTTGCACGACAACGGGGCAGACCCGGCCATCTGATCAGCGTGGCCACGGAACATCACGCCGTTCTCGATCCCTTGCGCCAGCTGGAACGGGAGGGCTTTCAGCTCACCCTGCTCACACCGGCTGAGGATGGCCTGCTCCAACCGGCCCAGCTGGAAGCGGCGCTCCGCGACGACACCCAGTTGGTGAGCGTGATGGCCGCCAACAACGAAATCGGTGTGCTGCAGCCGCTGGCGAGCCTGGGCCGGCTGTGCAGGGAGAGGGGCATCACCTTGCACAGCGATGGCGCCCAGGCGTTCGGAGCCATGGCTTTTGAGCCCGATGCGCTCGGTATTGATCTCACCAGCCTCAGCGCCCATAAGATCTACGGTCCCAAGGGCATCGGCGCCCTCGTGCGACCCCTGGCCTTGCCGATCGAACCGCTGCAATGGGGCGGAGGCCAGGAGGGAGGGCTGCGACCGGGGACGCTGCCCGTACCCCTGATCGTGGGCTTCGCAACAGCCGCCGAGCTGGCCCTGCGCGATCAAGACCGGCGCACGCAGCGGCTGCGACAGTGGCGCGACCGGCTCTGGAGGGGCCTAAGGACCGCCCTACCGGATCTGCTCTGCAACGGCACCCTGGAACAGCGCCTGGCCCACAACCTCAACATCACCATTCCAGGGGTGAGCGGCAGCCGCCTGCATCAGCAGCTGCGGCGACACGTGCTCTGCAGCAGCGGTTCCGCCTGCAGCCGCGGCGAACCATCCCATGTGCTGAGGGCACTCGGCCGCAGCCGCCAGGAGGCCGAGGCCTCGCTGCGACTCAGCCTCGGTTGGGCCACCACGGAGCATGAGATCGACGCAGCCATTGCAGCGATTGCCGAAACGGTCACAAGGCTGCGCGCGTCAGCGTTGTGA
- a CDS encoding DUF456 family protein, producing the protein MTVEGFWWLALLVECLALPGTLLPLLPGLIWLPIGAALWWLAAGWSVAWPAVVLALAVFGLGLCADVVALTLASARLGASRWAPVAAGVGLLLGLVGLLPALPVGGPVVGALFGPWLGAAGTEMVVCLR; encoded by the coding sequence ATGACGGTGGAGGGCTTCTGGTGGTTGGCCTTGCTGGTGGAGTGTCTGGCGCTTCCGGGCACTCTGCTGCCCCTGTTGCCAGGGCTGATCTGGTTGCCGATCGGGGCGGCACTTTGGTGGTTGGCAGCGGGCTGGTCGGTGGCCTGGCCCGCGGTGGTGCTGGCCCTTGCCGTGTTCGGCCTCGGGCTCTGCGCCGATGTGGTGGCCCTCACCCTGGCGTCGGCCCGCCTCGGTGCCAGCCGTTGGGCACCGGTGGCGGCTGGGGTCGGTCTGTTGCTGGGCCTCGTGGGGCTGTTGCCGGCGCTCCCCGTGGGAGGGCCAGTGGTTGGCGCCTTGTTTGGTCCTTGGCTGGGAGCGGCTGGAACGGAAATGGTGGTTTGCCTGCGCTAA